The Candidatus Oleimmundimicrobium sp. genome has a window encoding:
- the holB gene encoding DNA polymerase III subunit delta', with protein sequence MIVASWNDIFGQTEAVSKLKHFVSSGNLNHAYLFIGPQGVGKHTTAKVFASAINCEAKGCGKCSCCVKIINETHPDVFQVVPEGNFITIEQVREIQKEANLKPFEAGFKVYLIDEVEKMTLAAANALLKILEEPPVDVIFILITSNLDGVLPTIISRCCQIYFRSIATEVIIDEIMCRYKIDKDRVELVARVSGGIFGNVVELLNSNRKLKRRESVLYLAEKLKRLDALELVDEGSRLISEVEDFLGELKLKQEAELAEVEEIALSKAHGARLKKRLVEKQKRDRGREEFKAFEDILDFFSSWYRDILIITGCFKNNFLTNIDCEERLRNLSKELSFQGAQRALEIIQETKRILRFNVNKQLALEVMLFKLQEVA encoded by the coding sequence ATGATAGTAGCTTCTTGGAATGATATCTTTGGGCAAACGGAGGCCGTAAGTAAACTTAAACATTTTGTTTCTTCGGGAAACTTAAATCATGCTTATCTTTTTATAGGTCCTCAAGGTGTTGGAAAACATACAACGGCAAAAGTTTTCGCTTCTGCTATTAACTGTGAGGCTAAAGGGTGCGGGAAGTGCTCCTGTTGTGTTAAAATAATTAACGAGACTCACCCCGATGTGTTTCAAGTTGTGCCTGAGGGAAATTTTATAACAATTGAACAAGTTCGGGAGATACAAAAGGAAGCTAACCTAAAACCTTTCGAGGCGGGTTTCAAGGTTTATTTAATTGATGAAGTTGAAAAGATGACGTTGGCGGCAGCAAATGCTTTGCTAAAAATATTAGAGGAGCCTCCGGTTGATGTAATTTTTATACTTATAACCTCAAATTTAGACGGTGTTCTTCCCACCATCATTTCTCGATGTTGCCAAATTTATTTTAGGTCGATTGCGACTGAAGTAATAATTGATGAGATTATGTGTCGTTATAAGATTGATAAAGATAGAGTGGAATTAGTGGCGAGGGTAAGTGGGGGAATTTTTGGAAATGTTGTTGAGCTGCTCAATTCTAACCGGAAGCTTAAAAGGCGAGAATCCGTATTATATCTTGCTGAAAAATTGAAGCGATTAGATGCTCTTGAACTTGTCGATGAAGGTAGTCGTCTCATTAGTGAAGTTGAAGATTTTCTTGGCGAGCTTAAATTGAAGCAAGAAGCTGAATTAGCAGAAGTTGAGGAAATTGCTTTAAGCAAGGCACATGGCGCTCGGCTTAAAAAAAGGTTGGTTGAGAAGCAAAAAAGAGATAGAGGGAGAGAAGAGTTTAAGGCTTTTGAGGATATCTTGGACTTTTTTTCTTCTTGGTATAGGGATATTTTGATTATTACCGGATGTTTTAAAAATAATTTTCTAACGAACATAGATTGTGAGGAGAGATTGAGAAATTTAAGTAAAGAGCTTTCTTTTCAAGGAGCCCAAAGGGCACTTGAAATTATTCAAGAAACTAAGAGAATATTAAGGTTTAATGTTAACAAGCAGCTTGCTTTAGAAGTAATGTTGTTTAAGCTTCAGGAGGTAGCATAA
- the tmk gene encoding dTMP kinase, which translates to MHRGTFITLEGIEGCGKTTQMNLLADYLRSKKIDVLITREPGGTKIGDEIRKILLNPEAKGMDYRAEVLLYIASRAQHVSEVIAPALEEGKFVLCDRYVDSTLAYQGFGRGLPLNKLIDINRWATQDINPHLTIFLYYPTEDGLKRATIKESDRMEQESIEFHRRVQDGFLKLAQLYSERYRIVDATGKKEEVHERIVKVLDEFL; encoded by the coding sequence ATGCATAGGGGGACTTTTATAACTCTCGAAGGAATAGAAGGTTGTGGGAAAACCACACAGATGAATTTGCTCGCTGACTATCTTAGAAGTAAAAAAATTGATGTTTTAATAACAAGGGAACCCGGTGGAACCAAAATAGGAGATGAAATTCGGAAGATTTTACTGAACCCCGAAGCAAAAGGAATGGATTACAGAGCGGAGGTTCTTCTTTATATAGCAAGTCGAGCGCAGCATGTTTCGGAAGTCATCGCTCCTGCTTTAGAAGAAGGCAAATTTGTTCTTTGTGATAGATATGTTGACTCAACGCTTGCTTATCAAGGATTTGGACGTGGCCTTCCTCTGAATAAACTTATAGATATTAACCGATGGGCCACTCAAGATATAAATCCCCATTTAACTATCTTTCTTTATTATCCAACGGAAGATGGTTTAAAGAGAGCCACCATTAAAGAATCCGATAGGATGGAGCAAGAGAGTATTGAATTTCACCGTCGAGTTCAAGATGGATTTTTAAAGCTTGCGCAGCTTTATTCAGAGCGTTATCGTATTGTAGATGCTACCGGAAAAAAAGAGGAAGTTCATGAAAGAATAGTAAAGGTGTTGGATGAGTTTCTATGA
- a CDS encoding Fe-S-containing hydro-lyase: MIKINTPLNNETICSLSAGDKVLISGVVYTARDKAHERFIEVLKKRDKLPVNLEGQVLFYAGPAPAKPGKVIGSIGPTTSGRMDLFTPYLLSCGLKGMIGKGSRSESVKKAIRENKAVYFVATGGIAALLSKHIKRAKIIAYEDLGPEAVYELELENFPVVVGVDCRGKDFYVESLKEK, from the coding sequence ATGATTAAGATAAATACACCTCTTAATAATGAGACAATTTGTAGTCTTAGTGCCGGAGACAAGGTTCTTATCAGCGGAGTTGTATATACGGCTAGAGATAAAGCTCATGAAAGATTTATTGAGGTACTCAAAAAAAGAGATAAGCTTCCCGTCAATCTCGAGGGACAGGTACTTTTTTATGCCGGCCCCGCTCCTGCTAAACCAGGAAAGGTTATTGGCTCAATTGGGCCTACCACTAGCGGCCGAATGGATTTGTTTACGCCTTATCTATTATCCTGTGGACTTAAAGGGATGATAGGAAAGGGTTCTCGTTCGGAGAGTGTTAAGAAGGCAATAAGAGAAAATAAGGCAGTTTATTTTGTGGCAACGGGGGGCATTGCTGCATTACTTTCCAAACATATTAAGAGAGCTAAAATTATAGCTTATGAAGACTTAGGCCCTGAAGCTGTTTATGAGCTTGAGCTTGAAAATTTTCCCGTTGTAGTTGGTGTAGATTGCAGGGGTAAAGATTTTTATGTGGAATCTTTAAAAGAGAAATAA